In one Paraburkholderia azotifigens genomic region, the following are encoded:
- a CDS encoding MFS transporter has translation MRKGSVSIEDVQLNGFHRLLSIRAGGGWIMDGYVLSIIGVASVQFSAALHLTSFWEGMVAASALIGIFFGGFFGGWLTDRIGRKPLFLFTPVLFVICSLAQYWAHSGEALFVYRFLVGIGVGIEYPVAGSLLTEFLPRKNRGPLLAALTILWFAGAALAYIAGNIILSHGEADSWRLVLASSAVIGALLFVIRIGTPESPRWLMGKGRQAEAEQIIKKVYGPHFGLHNLPEEQAAKKVTLSSLLRFGYGQRMLFVTVFWTCSVIPVFAVYSFAPRVLQALHLDGEWEAWGSVAITVLFVVGCMIATQVINLIGRRSLVIHSFLWSGVALLGLGYFSNGEALLILALFGAYAVLIGGAQVLQLVYPNEIFPTDIRAFAVGMGASLSRVGAAVGTWLVPISLHTIGIGNTMYVAAAVSGVGLLISLALAPETRSMSLQEAASLGH, from the coding sequence GTGAGGAAGGGCAGCGTATCAATCGAAGATGTTCAACTCAACGGTTTTCACCGGCTGCTCAGTATCCGGGCGGGCGGCGGCTGGATCATGGACGGCTACGTCCTTAGCATCATCGGCGTGGCATCGGTGCAGTTTTCAGCCGCGCTTCATCTGACGAGCTTCTGGGAAGGGATGGTGGCCGCGTCGGCCTTGATAGGCATCTTCTTCGGCGGCTTTTTCGGCGGGTGGCTGACGGATCGAATCGGGCGCAAGCCGCTTTTCCTTTTTACGCCGGTGCTGTTCGTCATCTGCTCGCTGGCTCAGTATTGGGCGCACTCGGGAGAGGCGCTCTTCGTGTACCGGTTTCTGGTCGGGATTGGCGTAGGGATCGAATATCCCGTAGCGGGATCGCTGCTGACGGAGTTCCTGCCGAGAAAGAACCGGGGCCCGCTTCTCGCCGCGCTGACTATCCTGTGGTTTGCCGGGGCCGCGTTGGCCTACATTGCCGGGAACATCATTCTTTCGCATGGAGAAGCCGATTCCTGGCGACTCGTTCTGGCAAGCTCAGCTGTCATTGGCGCATTGCTGTTCGTCATCAGGATCGGTACGCCGGAGTCACCCCGTTGGCTGATGGGTAAAGGGCGTCAAGCAGAGGCGGAGCAGATCATCAAAAAGGTTTATGGGCCGCACTTCGGGTTGCACAATCTCCCTGAAGAGCAGGCCGCAAAGAAGGTTACGTTGAGCAGTCTGCTTCGATTCGGATATGGACAGCGGATGCTTTTCGTCACGGTCTTCTGGACCTGTTCCGTCATTCCTGTGTTTGCCGTCTACTCGTTCGCTCCACGTGTACTGCAGGCGCTTCATCTCGACGGCGAATGGGAGGCTTGGGGTTCGGTTGCCATCACGGTTCTGTTCGTCGTGGGCTGCATGATCGCGACGCAAGTCATTAATCTGATCGGACGACGCTCACTGGTCATTCACAGCTTCTTGTGGTCAGGCGTGGCGCTGCTCGGGCTGGGATATTTTTCGAATGGCGAGGCATTGTTGATCCTTGCATTGTTCGGAGCCTATGCCGTTCTCATCGGAGGCGCGCAGGTGCTTCAACTCGTCTACCCGAACGAAATTTTTCCCACGGACATCCGGGCGTTCGCGGTTGGCATGGGCGCATCGCTTTCGAGAGTGGGCGCGGCTGTGGGCACGTGGCTCGTGCCGATCTCGCTGCACACCATCGGGATTGGAAACACGATGTATGTCGCGGCAGCGGTGTCTGGTGTCGGCTTGCTGATTTCACTCGCGCTTGCGCCTGAAACGAGGTCGATGAGTCTTCAGGAAGCCGCTTCTCTCGGGCATTGA
- a CDS encoding dihydrodipicolinate synthase family protein, with the protein MKFEGIYTPAITPLSSDGQIDNQAFAEVLEHLVAAGVHGVVIGGSTGEYYSHTPAERFALASFARDVIGPRLPLIIGTGAVRTEDSVEYAKAAKAIGADAILVSSPPYALPTEEENAAHALAIDKAADLPIMLYNYPGRTNALMGRKFFQTVVSNSSNFVAIKESSGSTGQLHMLAREFPGIGLSCGWDDQALEFFAWGARSWVCAASNFLPAEHIALYEACVVNKDFDKGRRIMSAMMPLMDFLEGAGKFVQSIKYGCELAGLRSGGLRAPLQPLGEMEKEALKRVVSELKKEIATVIASDAP; encoded by the coding sequence ATGAAATTCGAAGGTATCTATACCCCAGCGATCACGCCCTTGTCATCCGACGGCCAGATCGACAACCAGGCGTTTGCGGAAGTTCTGGAACACCTCGTCGCAGCCGGAGTGCATGGCGTCGTCATCGGCGGCTCTACGGGTGAGTACTATTCCCATACGCCCGCGGAGCGGTTTGCGTTGGCATCGTTCGCCAGGGACGTTATCGGACCGCGTCTGCCGCTGATCATCGGAACGGGCGCCGTGCGAACCGAGGATTCCGTCGAATATGCGAAAGCGGCCAAGGCTATCGGCGCAGACGCCATCCTCGTGAGTTCGCCCCCTTACGCGTTGCCGACCGAGGAAGAGAACGCAGCGCACGCGCTTGCCATCGACAAGGCCGCGGACTTGCCCATCATGCTTTACAACTATCCCGGACGCACCAACGCGCTGATGGGACGGAAGTTCTTCCAGACGGTCGTATCGAACTCCAGCAACTTCGTGGCGATCAAGGAAAGCTCGGGAAGCACAGGGCAACTGCACATGCTCGCGCGCGAGTTTCCGGGCATCGGCCTGTCTTGCGGTTGGGACGATCAGGCGCTCGAATTCTTCGCATGGGGCGCACGAAGCTGGGTATGCGCGGCTTCTAACTTCCTGCCCGCCGAGCACATTGCGCTTTATGAAGCCTGTGTTGTGAACAAGGACTTCGACAAAGGACGTCGAATCATGTCTGCGATGATGCCGCTCATGGATTTCCTCGAAGGCGCAGGCAAGTTCGTGCAATCGATCAAATACGGTTGCGAACTCGCTGGCCTGCGTTCCGGCGGCTTGCGAGCCCCGTTGCAGCCGCTCGGTGAGATGGAAAAGGAAGCATTGAAGCGCGTCGTTTCCGAACTCAAGAAGGAAATCGCGACGGTCATTGCCAGCGATGCACCGTAA